The Leadbettera azotonutricia ZAS-9 genome has a window encoding:
- a CDS encoding ATP-dependent Clp protease proteolytic subunit → MKEQMNNLIPYVIEQSGNGERSYDIYSRLLKDRIVFVDGEINDLTADLVVAQLLFLDGQDTEKDINLYINSPGGSVTAGLAIYDTMQYVKCDVQTICLGQAASMAALILTAGAAGKRHILPSARVLIHQPWGGAQGQARDIGIQSKEIVRLKKLTIEYFAKHTGKSLAQIASDMERDFYISAEDAVVYGVADSILRRENNGKTS, encoded by the coding sequence ATGAAAGAACAAATGAACAATCTGATACCCTATGTCATTGAGCAGAGCGGAAACGGGGAGAGGTCCTATGATATATACTCCCGTCTCCTCAAAGACCGCATCGTTTTTGTTGACGGCGAGATCAACGACCTTACCGCCGATCTTGTAGTTGCCCAGCTTCTCTTCCTGGATGGCCAGGATACGGAGAAGGATATCAACCTCTACATCAATTCCCCGGGGGGCTCTGTTACCGCTGGGCTTGCCATTTACGATACCATGCAGTACGTCAAATGCGATGTCCAGACCATCTGCCTTGGGCAGGCTGCCAGCATGGCGGCCTTGATCCTCACCGCAGGGGCCGCGGGCAAGCGCCACATACTCCCTTCGGCACGGGTGCTGATACACCAGCCTTGGGGCGGCGCCCAGGGGCAGGCCCGGGACATCGGGATTCAATCCAAAGAAATTGTGCGGCTTAAGAAGCTCACTATAGAATATTTTGCAAAGCACACGGGCAAGAGCCTTGCCCAGATTGCTTCGGATATGGAGAGGGATTTCTACATATCCGCAGAAGACGCAGTGGTTTACGGGGTGGCGGATTCCATCCTCAGGAGGGAAAACAATGGCAAGACTTCGTAA
- the lon gene encoding endopeptidase La — protein MKLFKIPRSLGGKSAAGVENEFPLLPLRELVIFPQTMMPIFITYKTGINALEEALGRNQRVFAVCQKNSDGEVWEAGTVVRIIQHLRLPDSTFRVVLQGEYRAKLVSKWDPNESLLVNVEPLRADLRPAKEAPGKESPGTVSPEISGLMRAVQKSFVQYAELSKKVGAELLTAVEKAENAERLANIISNVLAVKAEKKVELLRIVDPGVRLEALLETLEMENEIFGIQKNISGKVKSRMEKNQREYILNEQIREINKELGKDTTEDEFSELERAIAAKAPGEEVLLKAQKETARLRKLQPFSPEAGVLRGYLEWIADLPWSNYSADSVSLADAEKILNEDHFDMRKAKERIIEFIAVRQLSAGSFAGSSAGISAEDAGSDEAPPPPEKTGIKGPILCFVGPPGTGKTSLGKSVARALGRRFVRISLGGVRDEAEIRGHRKTYVGALPGKIIQSMRKAEAMNPVFLLDEIDKLSTDFRGDPASALLEVLDPEQNSTFTDHYMEVPYDLSKVLFITTANSLHTIPYPLLDRMEIIEIPGYGENEKLAIAKNFLIPKELKENGLEKANISFKDDAVLEIIRRWTMESGVRGLEREIARCSRRIAREAVDKEYGKSKDKPIESFKKVVKKDDLEKLLGRGKYKNDLVFKEARIGVTYGLAWTETGGTMLPVETSSFEGQGELIITGNLGDVMKESARIALSYLRSAQNRYNYLVDNIGKTDFHIHVPEGAIPKDGPSAGITLASSLLSTICGIAPKPGIAMTGELTLTGRILPIGGLKEKLLAAIRNGMEKVLLPSDNRDDWEELDKDVREALKVEFVENADEAFGLLFDEKIHKGNGKKKSRDKRIKIREQ, from the coding sequence ATGAAATTATTTAAAATTCCAAGGTCCCTGGGCGGTAAATCCGCTGCAGGGGTCGAGAATGAATTCCCCCTCCTCCCTTTACGGGAATTGGTTATTTTCCCCCAGACCATGATGCCTATTTTTATCACCTACAAAACAGGCATCAACGCACTGGAAGAAGCCCTGGGCCGCAACCAGAGGGTCTTTGCGGTATGCCAGAAAAACAGCGACGGCGAAGTTTGGGAAGCCGGGACTGTGGTGAGGATCATCCAGCATCTCCGCCTCCCGGACAGCACGTTCCGGGTGGTGCTTCAGGGCGAATACAGGGCGAAACTTGTGTCCAAATGGGACCCAAACGAATCGCTGCTGGTAAATGTCGAACCCCTAAGGGCGGATCTTCGCCCGGCCAAAGAGGCGCCGGGGAAAGAAAGCCCCGGGACCGTAAGCCCCGAAATTTCGGGCCTCATGCGGGCGGTGCAGAAATCATTTGTCCAGTACGCGGAGCTTTCAAAAAAAGTCGGGGCTGAACTCCTGACAGCGGTGGAAAAAGCCGAAAATGCCGAAAGGCTTGCCAATATTATCAGCAACGTTCTGGCAGTGAAGGCAGAAAAAAAAGTAGAATTGCTGCGAATCGTTGATCCCGGCGTCAGGCTCGAAGCCCTCCTTGAAACCCTGGAAATGGAAAATGAAATTTTCGGCATCCAGAAAAATATTTCCGGAAAAGTTAAAAGCCGGATGGAAAAAAACCAGCGGGAATACATACTCAACGAGCAAATCCGGGAAATCAATAAAGAGCTGGGTAAAGATACCACAGAAGACGAATTCTCGGAACTTGAACGCGCTATTGCCGCCAAAGCGCCAGGCGAAGAGGTGCTCCTCAAGGCCCAAAAAGAAACCGCCCGTCTCCGCAAGCTCCAGCCCTTCTCCCCCGAGGCGGGCGTACTCAGGGGCTACCTTGAGTGGATAGCCGACCTCCCCTGGAGCAATTATTCCGCCGATTCAGTGAGCCTTGCGGATGCGGAAAAAATCCTCAACGAAGATCACTTTGACATGAGGAAGGCCAAAGAAAGGATCATAGAATTTATCGCAGTCCGCCAGCTTTCCGCGGGGAGCTTCGCTGGAAGTTCCGCAGGGATTTCTGCGGAGGATGCAGGCTCAGACGAGGCGCCCCCGCCGCCTGAAAAAACAGGCATAAAAGGCCCCATTCTCTGTTTTGTAGGCCCTCCCGGGACAGGCAAAACGAGCCTGGGAAAATCAGTAGCCCGCGCTTTGGGCCGCCGTTTTGTGCGCATCTCCCTTGGAGGCGTTCGGGACGAGGCTGAAATAAGGGGCCACAGGAAAACCTATGTGGGCGCCCTGCCGGGAAAAATAATCCAGTCCATGCGCAAGGCAGAGGCTATGAACCCCGTATTTCTCCTCGACGAAATAGACAAGCTCTCCACCGATTTCAGGGGCGACCCCGCATCGGCGCTCCTTGAAGTTTTGGACCCCGAACAGAATTCCACTTTTACCGATCACTATATGGAAGTCCCCTATGATCTTTCCAAAGTGCTTTTTATCACTACCGCCAATTCCCTCCACACCATACCCTACCCTCTCCTTGATCGCATGGAGATCATCGAGATACCCGGCTACGGTGAAAATGAAAAACTCGCGATCGCAAAAAATTTCCTTATCCCCAAGGAATTGAAAGAGAACGGCCTTGAAAAAGCAAACATTTCTTTTAAGGACGATGCAGTACTGGAAATCATACGCCGCTGGACCATGGAATCCGGCGTGCGCGGACTTGAACGCGAAATAGCCCGCTGTTCCCGCCGCATTGCCCGTGAAGCAGTGGACAAGGAATACGGCAAGTCCAAAGACAAGCCCATCGAATCTTTTAAGAAGGTCGTCAAAAAAGACGACCTCGAAAAACTTTTGGGCAGGGGCAAGTACAAAAACGATTTAGTGTTCAAAGAGGCCCGTATAGGCGTAACCTACGGCCTTGCCTGGACAGAAACCGGCGGCACCATGCTTCCCGTAGAGACATCGAGCTTCGAAGGCCAGGGCGAACTTATCATCACCGGTAACCTCGGAGACGTGATGAAGGAAAGCGCCCGCATCGCCCTTTCCTACCTCCGCAGCGCCCAAAACCGTTACAACTATTTAGTAGACAATATAGGCAAAACCGATTTCCATATTCACGTACCCGAAGGAGCCATTCCTAAAGACGGACCTTCCGCAGGCATCACCCTCGCCTCTTCGCTGCTCTCCACAATCTGCGGCATTGCGCCCAAGCCCGGCATCGCCATGACCGGCGAGCTTACCCTCACGGGCCGCATACTCCCCATCGGGGGATTGAAGGAAAAGCTGCTGGCCGCCATAAGGAACGGCATGGAGAAGGTGCTGCTTCCGTCGGACAACCGGGACGATTGGGAAGAGCTCGACAAGGATGTGCGCGAGGCCCTGAAGGTGGAATTTGTGGAAAACGCGGACGAAGCCTTTGGGCTTTTGTTTGACGAGAAGATTCACAAGGGGAACGGGAAGAAGAAGAGCCGGGATAAGCGGATTAAGATACGCGAACAGTAA
- the tig gene encoding trigger factor: protein MTVNKEITRLEHSSVKLTLTVGKDDVRSEYDGLLAEYSKNIQMPGFRKGKVPREVLVRKFGDALKGEALGRIVEKSVGEVLDDETFAREDKPLPYSQPQIQDEKDLALDLEKDFQFAVVYDVLPKLTVGKWQGLEIEVPDIAITDEDLDRELEKIRDRNAIVMDKDEGQAAAKDDVVTINYCELGDSGEVLPNSERQDFAFTLGSGLNIYKIDDDLVGMKKGDTREITKTYAEDAEDKTFAGQTKKLRVDLTALKIKKLPDLDDDFAQDVDEKFKTFADLKQSIQERLDKDLDRRVREIKVSKLLEKIMETTPVEIPESMTRLELDSRWRNLARRFNTDSDGLYKMMGNSPNGVQGILDGWKPDANRALHSRLIVETLMEELKFEASDEEVEKEIETQAEAGGATIEEFKKYYEQEQMREYLKEDIKERKLFDRLLQENTIKPGKKEKYIDLISNNG, encoded by the coding sequence GTGACTGTAAACAAAGAAATTACCCGGCTGGAACACTCAAGCGTAAAATTGACCCTCACTGTAGGAAAGGACGATGTCCGTTCGGAATATGACGGGCTTTTGGCTGAATATTCCAAAAATATCCAGATGCCAGGCTTCCGCAAGGGCAAAGTGCCCCGGGAAGTGCTGGTGAGGAAATTCGGGGACGCCCTTAAGGGCGAAGCCCTGGGCCGCATCGTCGAAAAGTCCGTGGGCGAGGTCCTTGATGACGAGACTTTTGCCAGAGAGGACAAGCCCCTTCCCTATTCCCAACCCCAGATTCAGGACGAAAAAGATCTGGCCCTGGATCTCGAAAAGGATTTCCAGTTCGCCGTGGTTTACGACGTGCTCCCCAAGCTGACCGTAGGCAAATGGCAGGGCCTCGAAATCGAAGTGCCCGATATAGCCATCACGGACGAAGATTTGGATCGGGAACTCGAGAAGATACGGGACCGCAATGCCATTGTCATGGACAAGGACGAGGGGCAGGCGGCCGCCAAAGACGATGTGGTTACCATCAATTACTGCGAGCTGGGCGATAGCGGCGAAGTCCTCCCCAATTCGGAGCGGCAGGACTTTGCGTTCACCCTCGGTTCGGGCCTCAACATCTATAAGATCGACGATGACCTTGTGGGCATGAAGAAAGGCGACACCAGGGAAATCACCAAGACCTATGCCGAAGATGCCGAGGACAAGACCTTCGCGGGCCAAACCAAGAAGCTCAGGGTTGACTTGACTGCCCTCAAAATAAAGAAACTTCCCGACCTTGATGACGATTTTGCCCAGGATGTGGACGAAAAGTTCAAGACCTTCGCGGATCTCAAGCAGAGCATACAGGAAAGGCTGGACAAGGATTTGGACAGGCGTGTCAGGGAGATCAAGGTCAGCAAGCTTTTGGAGAAGATAATGGAAACCACCCCGGTGGAGATCCCCGAATCCATGACCAGGCTCGAGCTTGATTCCCGCTGGAGGAACCTTGCCAGGCGTTTCAATACCGACTCGGACGGCCTGTACAAGATGATGGGGAACAGCCCCAACGGGGTGCAGGGGATCCTTGACGGCTGGAAGCCCGATGCCAACAGGGCCCTCCATTCACGGCTCATCGTGGAGACCCTTATGGAAGAGCTCAAGTTTGAGGCCTCCGATGAAGAAGTTGAAAAGGAGATAGAGACCCAGGCGGAGGCAGGCGGGGCAACGATAGAAGAGTTCAAAAAGTACTATGAGCAGGAGCAGATGAGGGAATATCTTAAGGAAGATATCAAGGAACGCAAGCTTTTCGACCGGCTTCTTCAGGAAAACACGATAAAGCCCGGAAAAAAGGAAAAATATATAGACCTCATCTCGAATAATGGGTAA
- the clpX gene encoding ATP-dependent Clp protease ATP-binding subunit ClpX, translated as MARLRNGPNAVERVCSFCGKSAEISRRLIAGPADIFICDECVEVCRKILAEEDHDLSTQFTGDIPTPKDIKNYLDQFIIGQDPAKKALSVAVYNHYKRISNTSKEQGDVEIEKSNVLLIGPTGTGKTLLAKTLAKKLKVPFAIVDATTLTEAGYVGEDVENILLKLIQNAGGSIPAAERGIVYIDEIDKIARKGENVSITRDVSGEGVQQALLKIIEGTIASVPPQGGRKHPNQEMIRIDTTDILFICGGAFVGLDKYIERRVVEHPMGFGADAKEHTQKNLKELFDALHPDDLIHFGMIPEFIGRLPITVSLEELKREDLKRIITEPRNAIVKQYQASLAIDDVELEFTEGAIDAIADMAIKQKTGARGLRAIVEKLMTDIMYEIPSMEGHKRVIITQEVVEKSEPPEIQLLQKTA; from the coding sequence ATGGCAAGACTTCGTAATGGTCCAAATGCGGTAGAACGGGTCTGCTCCTTCTGCGGAAAAAGCGCGGAAATTTCCCGCCGCCTCATCGCGGGCCCGGCGGACATTTTCATCTGCGACGAATGCGTGGAGGTCTGCCGGAAGATCCTGGCCGAAGAAGACCACGATCTTTCGACCCAGTTCACCGGGGATATCCCCACGCCAAAAGACATCAAGAACTACCTTGACCAGTTCATAATCGGGCAGGACCCTGCCAAGAAAGCCCTTTCCGTGGCCGTGTACAACCACTACAAACGCATATCCAACACTTCCAAGGAACAGGGGGATGTGGAAATTGAAAAATCCAACGTCCTCCTCATTGGCCCCACAGGCACAGGCAAAACCCTTTTGGCCAAGACACTGGCAAAAAAACTCAAAGTGCCCTTTGCCATTGTGGACGCCACCACCCTCACCGAGGCAGGCTATGTGGGCGAGGATGTTGAAAACATACTCCTCAAATTGATACAGAACGCCGGGGGCAGCATACCCGCTGCCGAGCGGGGCATAGTCTACATTGACGAGATAGACAAAATCGCCAGAAAGGGCGAGAACGTTTCCATCACCAGGGATGTGTCGGGCGAAGGCGTCCAGCAGGCCCTCCTTAAAATCATCGAAGGCACTATAGCGTCTGTACCGCCCCAGGGCGGCAGGAAGCATCCCAACCAGGAGATGATCCGCATCGACACCACGGACATACTTTTTATCTGCGGCGGCGCTTTCGTGGGCTTGGACAAATACATCGAGCGGCGTGTAGTGGAGCATCCCATGGGCTTCGGGGCTGACGCAAAAGAGCATACCCAAAAGAACCTCAAGGAACTTTTCGATGCTCTGCATCCGGACGACCTCATACACTTCGGCATGATCCCCGAATTCATAGGGCGCCTCCCCATCACCGTGAGCCTCGAGGAGCTTAAGAGGGAAGACCTTAAGCGCATCATCACCGAACCGAGAAACGCCATAGTCAAGCAGTACCAGGCATCCCTGGCGATTGACGATGTGGAGCTGGAATTCACCGAGGGCGCCATCGACGCTATCGCCGATATGGCCATCAAACAAAAGACAGGCGCCCGGGGCCTCAGGGCCATTGTCGAAAAACTCATGACCGACATCATGTACGAGATACCTTCCATGGAAGGGCACAAGCGGGTCATCATCACCCAGGAAGTGGTAGAAAAGTCCGAACCTCCTGAAATTCAGCTTTTGCAGAAAACCGCTTAA